The genome window CGTTTATTTTTCTATAGCATCCAAAGACTTAACACAAAGAGAAACCAAAACTAGAACAAGAGAATGATCCAGCAACCTGATATTTAAAACGAGAAAGGGTAGATCAGAGGCAAGCCAGATAATACATAAAAGACTCCCCACCTGCAAATTCTGATAAGCAAAAACTCAAAGCAGAGTAGAGACTAGAGAGAGATGCTATTGCTTCTACAACTAGAGAATATAAGTCTTGTGAGTCACTCTGCTTTCTTTCAGTTGGCTGAACTAAATCAAGCTTCAACGTTCACGAGCTCATACTCGATGAGGGAAAGATTGTTATCTTCCTTGACGGTGATGTCTGTGGCATCCTCCTCAGCGACTTCAACGCGTCCCCATCTATCAACTGCAAGCCTCATAGATCCCTTGTACATGTCGATCTTGGCGTTGCGCAGAGTCACAACCTTGCCTTCTTTCATCAAATCCACtgatacaaaaaaaatgaatcacAACATCTGAGTTTTCACAACCTATAATCTGACAAGTCCCATTGAAAATGCTAACAGAGAACATAAGCATCTTATAATGTGTATTTGTATTTGTCTGACCTTGATCGTTTCTAGCAGTAAAGATAATGATTCCAGTCTCATCACCAACAAGACACTCAGCAATGCGCATCTGACGAGCCGGAGGACCACTGGGAcgacctcctccaccacctctCTGCATCACCATCTTCGTGCTGATAACTTTCACGTTCAGTGAGTGACCATTGGTTCCTGGTCTCAGCTCATTAACCTTGGTGAACACAGGCTTCCTCAAAGCTGTTGCTGCCTCAGCCattcttagaaaaaaaaaaaagaaacacacttTGCTCAGAtcgaaaacaaacaaaacagcAATTGGATTGGATTGGACTTTAATCTCATAGATCATCCATAAATACAAACATCGATACTAAGGTCAAAGCCAATCACATAAAAATGTAATCTTTTTAAACACAGGCATTCATGGAACTCTGATTCGAGCAAATCAAACTCACGAtaagaatattttgaaaaaaaaaaaggataggGTTTTTGAACCAAGCTtacgttttttctttttggtatcGAGAGAGAAGAGACGACGACTCAGGGCGATCAGATCTGTTTGGTGATGATAAAAACACAAAGACGCGGCGTGTTTTGTCTAAAAATTCGTATTATTAAATACCTAACCGTAGATTAATAAGTGACCTGGACACGTGTATAAAAAATCTGATCCTTGTATTTTGTAGAAATTTGAGATTAGGCCTTAagatttttaataatgtttCAAATTACACCCTGTCATTTATCCGAACCGGTTTCTTAAACCTTCAAAACCCGGTTTATTTTGGTTCTACGATGAGTTAGTTTGATCATCTTCCACTCACCGAGAGCGAGCGAGTGAGCGAGCGAACTCATCATCTCCCTCGATGCTTTGTCTGCTTCGATGGTAACGGTGTCGTTTCCATCTGCCTCGCTCTCTTTCGTAGAGAGCGGGACGACGTGTAAATCGGCACAAGTATCTCGGGTTCTGTTCTCTGGTCCTGATGATGAGCTTCACGGAGAATCGTCTC of Raphanus sativus cultivar WK10039 unplaced genomic scaffold, ASM80110v3 Scaffold1689, whole genome shotgun sequence contains these proteins:
- the LOC108840577 gene encoding uncharacterized protein At4g28440-like, with amino-acid sequence MAEAATALRKPVFTKVNELRPGTNGHSLNVKVISTKMVMQRGGGGGRPSGPPARQMRIAECLVGDETGIIIFTARNDQVDLMKEGKVVTLRNAKIDMYKGSMRLAVDRWGRVEVAEEDATDITVKEDNNLSLIEYELVNVEA